AtctctattaatatttgaagaaaaatggaatCAACTATTTTGGGGCACatccaaaagaaaacaaagtggAGTGGGTAAGCAACCTTATCTATTTATCCATACATTTGATACATATCTTCAATTCTCACACTCAATGAAAGTCTCTCCCACCAAAGTTATTGGCTAGGGTAAGAGAAATGGTCAGATATTGGATTTGAGGGAAGAAGATGAACATTGTAGTGTATTTTGACTCTATAGTATCAAGAGAGGTTGCTTTTATCCGTTATTTGTCACGTAGCGCAAGATGGCATGTCCACCTAGGATGACAAATGGACCCTATGTGGCACTTATCCGTTAtgttttgttgaaaataaagagaacGATATTATACGCTATAAGGTACAGTTGTGATTTGTGAATGAGAGGGGATCATCACAATGAAGGTTCCTCCAAATCTTTAGATGTTAAAAAAAGTagagaaaaaagaaggaatCCTCTACAAAATACCGCAAGAGGAAGCTTTTTCTCGATGATGATGGCACATGGGCGGCATAGCTGCCAATGCCGTCTCTGTCTTATAAATTTAGTGGCTTAAGTgacaaaaaattcataaagacTTATCTTTACTTGCACTGGTGCTTCTGCTTTtgctttgtttctttctttctcttgcaGAAACCTTATCTGTTTCTTTCAATAACTTTGTTTTTTCTTAGAAGTTTTAATGGATGGGAAGAGAGAAATGtcttcttctttctcatttACTGCTGATCTTTTTGGCACCAAGAAGTCACCACCATCATCATCTACAGGGATTTTTGCATCCATTTTGTCACCTCCATCAACGGTATACTGATATTAACATACATATACACGTGCTAAGTGCTTTTGCTATGCTTGTTCTTATGTTCTTTCAATATAGAATATAATATCCACTGGTTTATTCTTTGGTAATAAAGGCTTTTTAATGcaatgaaataagaaaagaaatggagaaaggggtaagaaaaatttattttggtgtgATTTGAATTCAACCTTTTTGTATGCTTACACCTAAGCTTCTTGTTTGATACTAAATGGCGATGTCAACAGAGTCTTAAACTTTTTGGGCCTTTGACCACATTTTCTGTTCCTATAGCAAGACCATGAAGATAAAGGATTGGCTAAATGGGTTCTATGATCAAATGAAAATAGCTCATCAAATTAAAAGTCTGAATTTCTCGCTTTTGATCCTCAGGCCATGGGAAGGAACTCCTcaaattctgaaattttagGATCTTGGCAGGAACAGCCTGCAGGAAACCAAGCCTGGAACACCAAACAAGGAACTCCAGGTTTTTATCAAGCTGCTTTCATGTTCCTATTGTTTTTACTCATTCTTTCTGCTTGTGAAATTCTGAGTTACTGTCTAATTATTAGACATAGAAACTACAGTTTGGAGAATATCATCGAAGACTctgcttttttttcttttttcttttttttccctgaaCTATAAGCTCTGCATACTGAGAGTGCAAGCTGTAACATACCCAACAAGGATAAGAGTTATATTTTTAAGGAAGAAAGAGCAGAACCATGCCATCTAAGCTCGTCTCTTTATTACGGTGGGCAAGACATCTATTCCCATTCTCTGGACACCCGTACCCCTGCATCCTACCCTTTGGTGAGTCTCGATTATTTGATCACCTGAGCTGTGccttgatatttttattatgattagTTCAGGAGATGATGCATCAAAGTAATTCTGCCTATGTGACTTCTGAATGAATTAGTTTAAGAAAGATGGGGAAGATGATGACAGCGACAACTCAAATGGTGCCTCTAGAGGAAACTGGTGGCAAGGTACTCAGATTTAGATAAAGATACcactagttttccaataaagCAATGATTCCACACTATGCTAACAAAGTAACATGTACAAACTTCTGACTTCCTTTTCTGCAGGTTCCCTCTATTATTAGAATCTTTCTGTCCCTTGGCATATGAATTATGCTCCTATTTTAAGGTACGTTCTCGTAAAAGTTAGAGGTGAATGGATCATTCTAATGTTATGCTCATTTATTCTCTTTCACTCAGTAAGTTTGGCCAAATAAACCCTTTGCACTCTCTCTTTGCTTTTGTCTATGTCACTGATCAAATTTTACTTTCAGCAGATACCTAGCACAACTTGTGTAAGCATAGACCACATAAATGAAACTGTTCATTATTCACCGAAAAGAAACCTGATTCCTTTAGTTGAgttatttttaactttctttGAAGGTTTACCACATCTGGGTTGCCTCTTGCTGTGCAGACTGCAGAATCTTTTCTCcagaagaaaaattatcaaaatgaaatttaatttgttcttcTGCTGTCtgaatttcatattttgcAGGAATTCCTAAGTCTAGTGGAGTGATGATTGAAGACGTGCATTATAAATAAACAGCTGTTTGCGAGAGCTAACAGTGTTAATCTAACGGCTTCTCCTGTCCATTTTTCTTCATGTGATCTcgttgtttttcctttttcctggAAATGATTGAGAGAATgagtaatatttatttacctCCGTAAACTGGGCTAAATTCCTAAGAGGCAATTCAATGTTGTCTTTTTGTAAGCTCGGagaagcagaaaaagaacataTGTTGTGGATGCTTCAAGGTTATTATCTAATTCAGTGTATTCCTTTCTGTGGCTGTGACCTTAACAGAATTACAACATCCGTAGTTTCTGTTAGCCatacaaaaatattgaagaattCAAggcaaacaaagaaaatgtaaatctGATACTGCTGCATTAAAGAGCAAATGGAAGTTGTACAGAACAGTGCTACAAACATCAACGATGAGTGAACTTTAGATATAGATGTCTCAATACCTACAGTTTTTGTCAACTATTTTACGGTTCAATTTTCAGCATCGGTAGCTGGCAAGAGTAAGTACCTCTAGCGCGGGCCCTGAGAtctgtaatttaaatttgttaccTCTTTTGAGGCCAATTACAGCCTGCATGTTCAAAAATGCGAAGGCAAATATCAGTAGTGTCGAAAcagcaggactggaaatagaAAAAACTATAAGCACTTATACTTCAGCCAAAACTCTAAAGTATCTGGAAAGTTATAACTTCTACAAGCCCAGTTGCGTTCTATCAATCTCTTCACCTGGGGATAGATCCTGTGGCAACACAaagtcaatttcttttttttctcttaagtCCTAACGCACTTGGATAAAATTGCATTGCTCTCACTGTCGAAGGACCTTCCCTAATGTCGCTAAACATTATATAGCTAGCCACTGAAAGATGCTTCTCCAGGTAGGAgacaaaaatgatatttattttctaaattaatggAGACTGGTACTTGCAATTGTTTTCCCCATTCTTCTCATCATTTGATATGCAAAGAAATAGCCTTTCATAGGCAGCTGCCATTTTCGTGGCAGTGAACAAGTTTAGCCCTCTCTTCCTAGCAACCAGACCTTTCTTTTCTAAAACTTCCCTGCCATCTGCCCATATCCCATACAGAGCTTTCTTTACGGATTCTACTTGAGGTGAAAATAAATAACCCATATCTGTGCCAACAATTACTGATCCTACAATGCTGGCAAGTCTTGTCGCCATCAGTGGTTTACCAGAAAGCATTGCTTCCAACACAGTATGGTCCAATCCTTGAGCTCGAAGAGTAGGATTCACAAAAATATCTATCGCATTATAAAACATTGCCAATCGAGTTTGATCCAACGGTCCCAAAACAATTACATTGGTCCCAAGATCTCTGTATCTAGCACCCCAAGGACCATCTCCAGCAACTAGAAAAACAGTGCTTCTACGGAATGTATCATTCTCCGCGAGGAGTTGCTTTAGAGCTTCAAACATTAGAGGGTGTCCTTTATCCTTCACCAGCCTCCCAGCCATTCCCAAAACCAATGATCTATTTTCTGGGatcccaaatttctttttgaaatccTTCCCCACGGCAACATCTGGCTTGAAAACCTCTTCATCCACGCCATTGAGAATGACATGAACTCGTTCTTCTGGGATCATATAAATCCTTTTCAAGACATCTCCACAGTGATCACTTGTAGCAACATGGTGAGCATACTTTGGGAAAAACTTCACCTCTTCGATAACTTTACTGGCTCTTTCAGCCAATGCGTATGCTTGTGGTTCCTCAGGAGTTCTCAGAAGCTCTTGAATTATGTCAGAATGAATTGTTTCGTAAGCAATTCCATGCCAAGAAACTACCACGTTGGTTAGATTCCTAGCTCGTGTGTGCCTAAGCCCAACGCTTTCGGTGTGGATCACATCAAAGGGTTTCCCAGTTGAATTTTGGGTTTGTAATTGCTGCCAGACTATGGACTGGTCTAGATAACCAGCAGCAGTTGGTTTTGAGAGGTGAAAATACAGACTACTTATTGGATATGTTGGGAAAGAGCAGTTTAAGCAAGAGGCAGTGAAGATATGGAGCTCATGCCCTCTTTTGGCAAGGGCAAGATGGAGGGTCAAGGCGTGCCGTTCAAGCCCTCCAGCATGAGATCTATGAGGCCATTTCTTGACAAAAAGTGCAATTTTAAGAAGCTTTAACGGCGGGTTTGAGGGAAAAGAAAGATGGTTCCAGGCAGAGGGGAACCAAAGAAGATCAATGAATTTATCTTGTTTCTGAGTCATTATTTGGTTCTGGGAATAGCATGGACCAGAGCAATGACACCAATatagaaatgaaatgaatgaaaatgcAGAGAGAACAAAAAAGACGCAACAGAAAGAACGAAAGCTGAAGATCAGTACTTGCTCCCTCGCCATGAAATTGCAAGAAAATGAGATCAGAATGAATCTCTTCACAACTTTTTCTCCTAACTAGCAAACTCTAATGAGACAACATGCAGGAGATGAACTACATACATGGAAGCTTATGGAATTTTTTGAGCTTTGATTGTGGAAATGAAGGCACCTGCGCATGGAGGTCCCTTGATTCAAGAGGAGCAGATCTAAATTATGGGCAATTACCGTaagtttttcaagaaaaataatgaatctTGCCTAAGCAGCAACAAGATCCATTGACTTGAAGATTAAATAATACTTTCTTTGATATAGGAGAAAACTTCGAGTTATTTCATCTGCTCACTTTCAATGGCTTGAAGTTTtgtttattctaatttatcaacttaatatatattggaacaaacaaaacttcaaaacttTGAAACAGCCAGAGCAAGTTCCTAAGGTCatataataatacaataaacATAAACTAAATGAACCATTCCCAAGAATCTGCAATTAACTACTCCGCACAGTCAACCAAACCATGTACCTAAACAACCAAATTATGCAAATATTAGTCAATAGAATAACAGTACTCAATTTAActatattgattaattatatattcatttttaacGAGAGAAGGCATAAAGCACTAGGCCAACATAAATAGCAAGTGCCAAAGGGACTAAAGTCACGAGAGGAGATATTGCAGCCAAAGTGTGAAAACTCTTGCAACCCAAGACCCCCAACTTAATTTGAACCATATTCACCAGTGCCATCGTCAAGAACCCGCATCCGAAGACCGACCCGACAGCAGAAACGAGTATCCCAAAGCGTAAAACCATTAGGTTCACACGCAGAATAGTCATACTAAGGCCGCGTTCTTCATATTCTCTGTTACCATTAGCAATCTTGATGGCTTGTTTTAGAGCTGAGGCAATGAGGCTAGAGAAGAGGAAGGAGCTGAAGGAGTACACGTGGCATGAGACTAAGTTCTCAGCAATGGCGAGCCCTGCGGAACATGAACCGGAGACGAGGGTGGCGGCGGGATCAGGATACAACGTTAGGCCGAGGAAGAGTCCTAACGTGAACAACGAATTAACGTGAATGATGCCATCTAATGCCATAATGTGGATGGTGGTGGTGCTTAATTTCCGATGTGGCATTACATTGGCCATTTTTTTGAGGAGCTGAAAGTGGGAAGGAATGTAAGAAACGTGCAACACGTTTGCTGGTTTTATAAAAccaaagcttttttttttgttagttaTAAGATGTTGCAAGCAATGCAGGCGTGGCGTTGAAGATAGAAAGttgttaaaatttgaatgGGACATAACGTGTCTTCGCGGGCAAGGGACGGACTCGAACCCGGGTCACCCGCGTGACAGGCCGGACTACTTACATTATTGACAGGAGAATGGTCGGTGATGTAACTacaactattatttaaaaataatatcttgaaGAACTCTAGCGACCAATGGTGGTGCTTTTGTAAACCACAGAAGCGTTGACTTAGTTTTCCAActtggttgtcaataaaatgATCTCTGTAAAGAGACCTTGGCATAAGTTATAACTTATGGCTGAAGAAGAAGTGAAGCTCTATGGCACATGGGTAAGCCCTTTTAGTCGCAGAATCGAGCTTGCACTGAAACTGAAAGGGGTTCCGTTTGAGTACATAGGAGTAGATCTGTCCAACAAGAGTCCTGAACTTCTGAAATACAATCCAATTCACAAGAAAATCCCAGTGCTTGTACACAATGGCAAATCAATTGTTGAATCTCTAATCATTCTCGAGTACATCGACGACACGTGGAAGAATAATCCTATTTTGCCTCGAGATCCTCATCAAAGAGCCGTGGCTCGCTTCTGGGCTAAGTTCATCGACGAAAAGGTTAGTTCCCCCCTTCCCCCCGGTTTTAACTTTCCAAATTTCCAAGTAGCTAAAGCATTTAACGGCCAGTGATGGAGCtaaacttttaaaagaatcgggggaaaattttttttttcccaagcCCAAGtgttttgattaaattttcaattaatatacTCATAAAAATCgttaaatttaaacttaacAAGGAGTGATTGAATTTCCATTTTATGTCTGATTCATGTATGCAATGTGCAGCTGTTGGCAACAGGAATGAAGGCCAGTTTAGCTGAAGGGAAGGAGAAAGAGCTGTTGAATGAAGAAATACTTGAGCAGATGAAATTGCTGGAGAATGAACTCAATGGAAAAGACTTCTTTGGAGGTGAGGCGATTGGGCTTGTTGACATTGTTGCAACTGTGGTCGCATTTTGGTTCCCAGTAAGCCATGAAGTTCTTGGAGTAGAAGTAATCACTCAGGAAAAGTTTCCAGTTTTACTCAAATGGATTGGGAAGCTTCAAGAGATTGATGTGGTGAGCCAAAGCCGACCTCCAAGAGAGAAGCATGTTGCTCATGTTAGAGCTCGCATGGAAGGCCTCAATTCAGGTTCAAAGTAAAGCGTTTTGTTGGGGATCATAAGTCATAACCCCTCATCTCCTCTGCTTTATGATTGGGttagctctctctctctctctgtttgTACGATTGTATgttcaattttattgatatgaaTAAAAGACTGGCATAGCTAGAGCTTGTGCAAACTAACCTTTGATATGTGTAAATGCCCTAATATAACATCTCGTCACGTCTCAAAAATATTCCAAGATCATACTAAGAAATCACAGTGAATACTGTAAAAAGAAGGATTGAATCCCCTTAACACGTGTCTAACACAATACCGCGTTATCTGTAAAAACTATTCCAAGATTATATCCAGAAATCACAGTGAATATTATAACACAAATATTCCCGCGTGACATTTGGGAATAATCACCAATATACATACTACAACGACTTCGTTATTGGTCAACTAATTACTGTTTTTGATAACCAACAAAAGTGTTAAAATCACTGCAACCTAGAAGAATTACATTGTTGGTTtgagaaaaagtaaattacaTTGTTCTAGCCTGATTTTGGGAAGATCGGCTAGAacgtctaatttttttatagtacTATGACAGATCAATTAGAAACTTGATACTATTATCCGCATCAAATTATATGGAATTATCGATCATAAAAGAGATCGAACTAGAATCTTACTTGAATCATATTCGACTCATCTTATACttctacaaaattataaatcaataattgCTCATACCCATATGAATCATTGCTAATTATTTAGCTATCGAATCAAGTCAAATGCTCTACTATATTATAGATGCGGTAGACGCATTATCCAGGCATAT
This window of the Citrus sinensis cultivar Valencia sweet orange chromosome 8, DVS_A1.0, whole genome shotgun sequence genome carries:
- the LOC102616829 gene encoding uncharacterized protein LOC102616829 encodes the protein MDGKREMSSSFSFTADLFGTKKSPPSSSTGIFASILSPPSTAMGRNSSNSEILGSWQEQPAGNQAWNTKQGTPALHTESASCNIPNKDKSYIFKEERAEPCHLSSSLYYGGQDIYSHSLDTRTPASYPLFKKDGEDDDSDNSNGASRGNWWQGSLYY
- the LOC102619641 gene encoding uncharacterized protein LOC102619641; amino-acid sequence: MAREQVLIFSFRSFCCVFFVLSAFSFISFLYWCHCSGPCYSQNQIMTQKQDKFIDLLWFPSAWNHLSFPSNPPLKLLKIALFVKKWPHRSHAGGLERHALTLHLALAKRGHELHIFTASCLNCSFPTYPISSLYFHLSKPTAAGYLDQSIVWQQLQTQNSTGKPFDVIHTESVGLRHTRARNLTNVVVSWHGIAYETIHSDIIQELLRTPEEPQAYALAERASKVIEEVKFFPKYAHHVATSDHCGDVLKRIYMIPEERVHVILNGVDEEVFKPDVAVGKDFKKKFGIPENRSLVLGMAGRLVKDKGHPLMFEALKQLLAENDTFRRSTVFLVAGDGPWGARYRDLGTNVIVLGPLDQTRLAMFYNAIDIFVNPTLRAQGLDHTVLEAMLSGKPLMATRLASIVGSVIVGTDMGYLFSPQVESVKKALYGIWADGREVLEKKGLVARKRGLNLFTATKMAAAYERLFLCISNDEKNGENNCKYQSPLI
- the LOC107178367 gene encoding uncharacterized protein LOC107178367, translating into MSHSNFNNFLSSTPRLHCLQHLITNKKKSFGFIKPANVLHVSYIPSHFQLLKKMANVMPHRKLSTTTIHIMALDGIIHVNSLFTLGLFLGLTLYPDPAATLVSGSCSAGLAIAENLVSCHVYSFSSFLFSSLIASALKQAIKIANGNREYEERGLSMTILRVNLMVLRFGILVSAVGSVFGCGFLTMALVNMVQIKLGVLGCKSFHTLAAISPLVTLVPLALAIYVGLVLYAFSR
- the LOC102617720 gene encoding glutathione S-transferase U7-like; translated protein: MAEEEVKLYGTWVSPFSRRIELALKLKGVPFEYIGVDLSNKSPELLKYNPIHKKIPVLVHNGKSIVESLIILEYIDDTWKNNPILPRDPHQRAVARFWAKFIDEKLLATGMKASLAEGKEKELLNEEILEQMKLLENELNGKDFFGGEAIGLVDIVATVVAFWFPVSHEVLGVEVITQEKFPVLLKWIGKLQEIDVVSQSRPPREKHVAHVRARMEGLNSGSK